GCTGCTCGCCTACACCTACTTCTTCAATCCTGTTCGCTTTCTGAGCGCGCTGATCTTCTCGAAGTCGGCGGGGGTGTTCTCGAGCGCGGAAACCAGGCCGGCAGAAGAGGTCGAGGATTACTCGGCCGCGAAGAAGATGCTTCGCCGCGCCGAACTCAGAGCACGGGCTCATCTGATCGATGCCGGCGCGCAGATCTACGGCATGATCGGGCTGATCCAAACCTACCGCCGAACGGCGGGATGGGCATGGCGGCTGTTTCGCGATGATATTCAGCGATACGACCGGGCTCCCGTCAGTCCGATCCCAATGCGCGGCGTCGGCGACAAGCCTTCCGATCACGCGCTCCCGGGAACGATTGATCTGCGCGACCTCGGAAAGCCCGTCGTTCGCGAAGCGTCGGCGCGGGACATGGCGGGGACTGCCTGACCAGGGACGGTTTCACCGCCCGGTCTTCACCCGCGTCCACAGCCGGTTGATCACGCGCTGCGTCGCCGCGTCGCGCGCGGTGATGACGAACAGGCGCGCCTGCATCGCTTCGTCCGGATAGATCGTCTTGTCGTTCAAGATACGCGGGTTGACGAATTCCTGGCTGGCTTTGTTGCCGTTGGCGTAGGACAGGAAGTCGGAATTGCGGGCGGCGATCTCGGGGCGAAACAGGAAGTTGATCAATTCGTGCGCCTCGGCGACGTTCTTGGCGTCCGCCGGGATAGCCAGATTGTCGAAGAACATCTGCGCTCCTTCTTTCGGGATCGCGTAGCCGATTTCGACGCCGTTGTTGGCTTCGGTCGCCCGCGCCTGCGCCTGCTTGATATCGCCGGACCAGCCGACGACGAGGCAGATTTCGCCGGTGGCGAGCGCGTTGAGATATTCCGACGAGTGAAACTTCCGCACCGACGGCCGCACCTTGGCGACGGCATCGGCGGCCTTCTCCAGATCCGGCTGCTTGGTCGAGTTCGGATCGAGGCCGAGACGGGTCAGCGCCGCCGGCAGGATGTCGTCGGCGGAATCCAGCATCTGGACGCCGCACTCCTTGAACTTCGCCAGATTCTCCGGCTTGAACACGATGTCCCAGCTGTCGATCACCGCACCCTCGCCGAGAATGCGCTTCACTGCGCCGACATTGTAGCCGATGCCGGTGGTCCCCCACATGTAGTTGGCCGCATAGTGATTGCCGGGATCGTACAGCGCCAGCTTCTTCGTCACCACGTCCCAGGCGTTCTTCAGGTTGGGCAGCTTCGTCGGGTCGAGCTTCTGGAACACCTTCGCGCCGATCTGGCGCTGC
The DNA window shown above is from Rhodopseudomonas palustris HaA2 and carries:
- a CDS encoding polyamine ABC transporter substrate-binding protein, whose translation is MMRNDLLRRLRFVGATLGLSASLAVPALAQDRVVNFYNWSNYVAPGVLEEFTRETGIKVIYDTFDGNETLETKLLAGKSGYDVVVPTAYFLQRQIGAKVFQKLDPTKLPNLKNAWDVVTKKLALYDPGNHYAANYMWGTTGIGYNVGAVKRILGEGAVIDSWDIVFKPENLAKFKECGVQMLDSADDILPAALTRLGLDPNSTKQPDLEKAADAVAKVRPSVRKFHSSEYLNALATGEICLVVGWSGDIKQAQARATEANNGVEIGYAIPKEGAQMFFDNLAIPADAKNVAEAHELINFLFRPEIAARNSDFLSYANGNKASQEFVNPRILNDKTIYPDEAMQARLFVITARDAATQRVINRLWTRVKTGR